In the genome of Candidatus Desulfatibia profunda, the window TCTTCATTCATAGATGACCTGTCGGGCTACTAGTGGGTATTGATCGTTTTAAGAAGGTAATTCTTGAAGGCCTTAAATTCGCTTTCAGTCAGGGTCCCGCTTTCTCTTAAGGACGAAAGTGCTTGCAACTTATCGATGTAGTTTCCGGGAGGTGAACTCCTATTGTAAAGATAATGCAGGTTGGGCATATTTGCAGAGAAAAAATTGATTTTTGTTATTTTATCATCTTCGCCCTTGCTTTCCTTTAAGGCCATCAATTCATGGTAGGCCTCCTGCAATTTTTCAAGCAACTCCCTGTTTTCTCTATTCAGCCTTATCTTATCGATGGCATTTTCTACGACCATCCTGATCTCTTCAAGCTTGCAGGGCTTTGTGATATAATCGTAAGCGCCTTCTTTGATGGCCGTGACGGCTGTTTCTAGAGAGGCATAACCGGTAATAATAATGACAAGGACATCGGGGTTGGCCGTCTTGGCATATTTCAATACATCCAATCCGCCCATTTTCGGCATAACCAAGTCTACCATGATGAGGTCGTAAAGG includes:
- a CDS encoding sigma-54-dependent Fis family transcriptional regulator, which encodes MSGATSQNIKILIVDDDKNIAEILVDIVSAKGRVVDVCHNGVDAVESIRNNLYDLIMVDLVMPKMGGLDVLKYAKTANPDVLVIIITGYASLETAVTAIKEGAYDYITKPCKLEEIRMVVENAIDKIRLNRENRELLEKLQEAYHELMALKESKGEDDKITKINFFSANMPNLHYLYNRSSPPGNYIDKLQALSSLRESGTLTESEFKAFKNYLLKTINTH